A window from Macaca nemestrina isolate mMacNem1 chromosome 8, mMacNem.hap1, whole genome shotgun sequence encodes these proteins:
- the LOC105482286 gene encoding oxygen-regulated protein 1 isoform X3 gives MSDTPSTGFSIIHPTSSEDQVPPPRHLSLTHPVVAKRISFYKSGDPQFGGVRVVVNPRSFKSFDALLDNLSRKVPLPFGVRNISTPRGRHSITRLEELEDGESYLCSHGRKVQPVDLDKARRRPRPWLSSRAISAHAPPHPVAVAAPGKPRAPRSLVVFRNGDPKTRRTVLLSRRVTQSFEAFLQHLTEVMQRPVVKLYATDGRRVPSLQAVILSSGAVVAAGREPFKPGNYDIQKYLLPARLPGISQRVYPKGNAKSESRKISTHMSSSSRSQIYSVSSEKTHNNDCYLDYSFVPENYLALEKSDSQNLPIYPSEDDIEKSIIFNQDGTMTVEMKVRFRIKEEETIKWTTTVSKTGPSNNDEKSEMSFPGRTESRSSGLKLAACSFSADVSPMERSSNQEGSLPEEINIQTTDEEAETCSSASWENATVDTDITQGTQDQAKHRFYRPPTPGLRRVRQKKSVIGSVTLVSETEVQEKMIGQFSYSEERESGENKSEYHMFTHSCSKMSAVSNKPVLVQINNNDQMEESLLERKKENRLLKSSAISAGVIEITSQKMLEMSHNNGLPSTISDNSIVEEDVVDSMVSDNKTGIKNFKAYDNTNDRFSPISADAPHFSSTNSGTDKNISEATASEASSTVTARIDRLINEFAQCGLTKLPKNEKKILSSVSSKKKKKSLQQAINSRYQDGQLATKGILNKNERINTRGRIRKEMILQDSDSPLKGRILCKEDLQTSDTVIESNTFCSKSNLNSTISKNFHRNKLNTTQNSKVQGLLTKRKSKSLKKVSLGAPKKREICQGDKVFPHNESKYCKSTFENKSLFHVFNILEQKPKYFYAPQSQAEVASGYLRGMAKKSLVTDSHITLRSQKKQKRDKLKASAVVSKQHATTRANSLASLKKPDFPEDIAHHSVQNYIQSWLQNINPYPTLKPIKSAPVCRNEMSVVNCNNNSFPGNDPHKSSGKINNFVMESNKHITKIASLTGDNLCKEGDKSFIASDTGEEDLHETQVGSLNDAYLVSLHEHCTLSQSAINDRNTKRHIAAEKSGPEKKLVYQEINLARKRQSVEAAIQVDPIEEETPKDLLPVLMLHQLQASVPGIPKTQNGVVQMPGSLANVPFHSAICNSSTNLLLAWLLVLNLKGSMNSFCQVDAHKTINKSSETLALLEILKHIAITEEADDLKAAVANLVESTTSYFGLSEKEQDVVPLDLSANCSTVSIQSVPKCSENERTQRISSLDGDCSASEACAPEVCVLEVTCSPCETWTVNKTYPPKETCNPSDTHFPSDGYGVDQTSMNKACFLGEVCSLTDTVFSNKACAQKENHTYEGACPTVETYVPVSVCNTIDFFNSKENTYTDNLESTEELERGDDIQKDLNILTDPEYKNGFNTLVSHQNVSNLSSCGLCLSEKEAELDKKHSSLDDFKNCSLKKFQDENAYTSFDMEEPRTSEEPGSITNSMTSSERNISELESFEELENQDTDIFNTVVNGGEQATEELIQEELEASKTLELIDISGKNVMEEKRRNGIIYEIISKRLATPPSLVFCYDSKQNSEKETNEGETKMVKMMVKSMEAGSYSESSPDLKKCIRSPVTSDWSDYRPDSDSEQPYKTSSDDPNDSGELAQEKEYNIGFVKRAIEKLYGKADIIKPSFFPGSTRKSQVCPYNSVEFQCSRKASLYDSEGQSFGFSEQVFTSSPMLQEFQEERQDKCDVNGVRNDYYGGDIVEPGTKQNDHSRILTDIEEGVLIDKGKWLLKENHLLRMSSENPGMCGNADTTSVDTLLDNNSSEVPYSHFGNLAPGPVMDELSSSELEELTQPLELKCNYFNMPHGSDSEPFHEDVHNETCAKERIANHHTEEKGNNHQSERVCTSVTHSFTSASNKVYPVSDDAIKNQPLPGSNMIHGTLQEADSLDKLYALCGQHCPILTVIIQPVNEEDRGFAYRKESDIENFLGFYLWMKIHPYLLQTDKKVFREENNKASMRQNHIDNAIGDIFDQFYFNNTFDLMGKRRKQKRINLLELEEEGNLKKFQPDLKERLCMNFLHTSLLVVSNMNSDTQDLSSQTNEMFKAVDENNNLLNNGFQGSRTNLNQIVRENTNCHYFFEMLGQACLLDICQVETSLNISNRNTLEELCMFEGENIFIWEEEDILNLTDFESSREQEDL, from the exons ATGAGTGACACTCCTTCTACTGGTTTTTCCATCATTCATCCTACTTCTTCTGAAGATCAAGTTCCACCCCCTCGCCATTTGAGTCTCACTCATCCTGTTGTGGCCAAGCGGATCAGTTTCTACAAGAGCGGAGACCCCCAATTTGGTGGGGTCAGGGTGGTGGTCAACCCTCGCTCCTTTAAGTCCTTTGATGCTCTGCTGGATAACTTGTCCAGGAAGGTACCCCTACCTTTTGGAGTGAGGAACATCAGCACCCCTCGAGGCAGGCACAGCATCACGCGCCTGGAGGAGCTGGAGGACGGCGAGTCGTACCTATGCTCCCACGGCAGGAAGGTGCAGCCTGTGGACCTGGACAAAGCCCGTCGGCGCCCGCGGCCCTGGCTCAGCAGCCGGGCCATCAGCGCGCATGCACCGCCCCACCCCGTCGCCGTCGCTGCTCCCGGCAAGCCCCGTGCCCCACGGAGCCTGGTGGTCTTCAGGAATGGCGACCCGAAGACGAGGCGCACGGTTCTTCTGAGCAGGAGGGTCACCCAGAGCTTCGAGGCATTTCTACAGCACCTGACAGAGGTCATGCAGCGCCCGGTGGTCAAGCTGTATGCTACGGACGGAAGGAGG GTTCCCAGCCTCCAGGCAGTGATCCTGAGCTCTGGAGCTGTGGTGGCAGCAGGAAGGGAGCCATTTAAACCAGGAAATTATGACATCCAAAAATACTTGCTTCCTGCTAGATTACCAGGGATCTCTCAGCGTGTGTACCCCAAGGGAAATGCAAAGTCAGAAAGCAGAAAGA TAAGCACACATATGTCTTCAAGCTCAAGGTCCCAGatttattctgtttcttctgAGAAAACACATAATAATGATTGCTACTTAGACTATTCTTTTGTTCCTGAAAATTACTTGGCCTTAGAAAAGAGTGATTCTCAGAATTTACCAATATATCCTTCTGAAGATGATATTGagaaatcaattatttttaatcaagATGGCACTATGACAGTTGAGATGAAAGTTCGATTCagaataaaagaggaagaaaccaTAAAATGGACAACTACTGTTAGTAAAACTGGTCCTTCTAATAATGATGAAAAGAGTGAGATGAGTTTTCCAGGAAGAACAGAAAGTCGATCATCTGGTTTAAAGCTTGCAGCATGTTCATTCTCTGCAGATGTGTCACCTATGGAGCGAAGCAGTAATCAAGAAGGCAGTTTACCAGAGGAGATAAACATTCAAACGACAGATGAAGAGGCTGAAACTTGCAGTTCTGCTAGTTGGGAGAATGCTACTGTGGACACAGATATCACCCAGGGAACTCAGGATCAAGCAAAGCATCGTTTTTATAGGCCCCCTACACCTGGACTAAGAAGAGTGAGACAAAAGAAATCTGTGATAGGCAGTGTGACCTTAGTATCTGAAACTGAGGTTCAAGAGAAAATGATTGGACAGTTTTCCTATAGTGAAGAAAGGGAAAGTGGAGAAAACAAGTCTGAGTATCATATGTTTACACATTCTTGCAGTAAAATGTCAGCAGTATCTAACAAACCAGTACTTGTTCAGATCAATAACAATGATCAAATGGAGGAGTCattgttagaaagaaaaaaggaaaacagactgCTTAAGTCAAGTGCAATAAGTGCTGGTGTTATAGAAATTACAAGTCAGAAGATGTTAGAGATGTCCCATAATAATGGTTTGCCGTCGACTATATCAGATAACTCAATTGTGGAGGAAGATGTAGTTGATAGTATGGTATCAGACAACAAAACTGGTATCAAGAACTTCAAAGCTTATGATAACACCAATGATAGGTTCAGCCCTATTTCAGCAGATGCACCCCACTTTTCAAGTACCAACTCTGGAACTGACAAAAATATTTCTGAGGCCACAGCTTCGGAAGCATCCTCTACTGTCACTGCAAGAATTGACAGACTAATTAATGAATTTGCTCAGTGTGGTTTAACAAAActtccaaaaaatgaaaagaagatttTGTCATCTGTTtccagcaaaaagaagaaaaaatctctACAGCAAGCAATAAATTCCAGATATCAAGATGGACAGCTTGCAACCAAAGGAATTCTTAATAAGAATGAGAGAATAAACACAAGAGGTAGAATTAGAAAGGAAATGATATTGCAAGATTCAGATAGTCCCCTTAAAGGAAGGATACTTTGTAAGGAAGACCTCCAGACAAGTGATACTGTAATTGAATCAAATACTTTTTGTTCCAAAAGTAATCTCAATTCCACGATTTCGAagaatttccacagaaataaattaaatactaCTCAAAATTCCAAGGTTCAAGGACTTTTAaccaaaagaaaatctaaatcacTAAAGAAAGTAAGCTTGGGAGCacctaaaaaaagagaaatctgtcAAGGAGATAAAGTGTTTCCTCACAATGAATCCAAATATTGCAAAagtacttttgaaaataaaagtttatttcatgtatttaacATCCTTGAGCAAAAACCCAAATATTTTTATGCACCACAATCTCAAGCAGAAGTGGCATCTGGCTATTTGAGAGGAATGGCAAAGAAGAGTTTAGTTACTGATTCACACATAACTTTAAGAagccagaaaaaacaaaaaagggataAATTGAAAGCAAGTGCTGTTGTAAGTAAACAACATGCTACAACCAGGGCAAATTCCTTAGCTTCTTTGAAAAAACCTGATTTTCCTGAGGATATTGCtcatcattcagttcaaaattaTATACAGAGTTGGTTGCAGAACATAAATCCATATCCAACTTTAAAGCCTATAAAGTCAGCTCCAGTATGTAGAAATGAAATGAGTGTGGTAAATTGTAACAATAATAGTTTTCCAGGGAATGATCCCCATAAAAgttctggaaaaataaataattttgttatgGAAAGTAATAAGCACATAACTAAAATTGCCAGTTTGACAGGAGATAATCTATGTAAAGAGGGAGATAAGTCTTTTATTGCCAGTGATACTGGTGAAGAAGATCTCCATGAGACACAGGTTGGATCTCTGAATGATGCTTATTTGGTTTCCCTGCATGAACATTGTACTTTGTCACAGTCAGCTATTAACGATCGTAATACTAAACGTCATATAGCTGCTGAAAAATCAGGACCAGAGAAAAAACTTGTTTACCAGGAAATAAACCTAGCTAGAAAAAGGCAAAGTGTAGAGGCTGCCATTCAAGTAGATCCTATAGAAGAGGAAACTCCAAAAGACCTCTTACCAGTCCTGATGCTTCACCAATTGCAAGCTTCAGTTCCTGGTATTCCCAAGACTCAGAATGGAGTTGTTCAAATGCCAGGTTCACTTGCAAATGTTCCCTTTCATTCTGCAATATGCAATTCATCCACTAATCTCCTTCTTGCTTGGCTCTTGGTGCTAAATCTAAAGGGAAGTATGAATAGCTTCTGTCAAGTTGATGCTCACAAGACTATCAACAAATCTTCAGAAACACTTGCGTTGCTGGAGATTCTAAAGCACATAGCCATCACAGAGGAAGCTGATGACTTGAAAGCTGCTGTTGCCAATTTAGTGGAGTCAACTACAAGCTACTTTGGACTCAGTGAGAAAGAACAAGATGTGGTTCCACTAGATCTTTCTGCAAATTGTTCCACAGTCAGCATTCAGAGTGTTCCTAAGTGCAGTGAaaatgaaagaacacaaagaatctCCTCTTTGGATGGAGACTGCTCTGCCAGTGAGGCATGTGCCCCTGAAGTCTGTGTTTTAGAAGTGACTTGCTCTCCATGTGAGACGTGGACTGTAAATAAGACTTATCCTCCAAAAGAGACATGTAACCCCAGTGACACTCATTTTCCTAGTGATGGTTATGGTGTGGATCAGACTTCTATGAATAAGGCTTGTTTCCTAGGAGAGGTCTGTTCACTTACTGATACTGTGTTTTCCAACAAGGCTTGTGCTCAAAAGGAGAACCATACCTATGAGGGAGCTTGCCCAACTGTTGAGACCTACGTTCCTGTCAGTGTCTGCAATACCATTGACTTTTTCAACTCCAAAGAAAACACATATACTGATAACTTGGAATCAACTGAAGAGTTAGAAAGAGGTGATGACATTCAGAAAGATCTAAATATTTTGACAGACCCTGAATATAAAAATGGCTTTAATACATTGGTGTCACATCAAAATGTCAGTAATTTAAGCTCCTGTGGACTTTGCCTAAGTGAAAAAGAAGCAGAACTTGATAAGAAACATAGTTCTctagatgattttaaaaattgttcactAAAGAAGTTTCAGGATGAAAATGCATATACTTCCTTTGATATGGAAGAACCAAGGACTTCTGAAGAACCAGGCTCAATAACCAACAGCATGACATCAAGTGAAAGAAACATTTCAGAATTGGAATCTTTTGAAGAATTAGAAAACCAGGACACTGATATCTTTAATACAGTGGTAAATGGAGGAGAGCAAGCCACTGAAGAATTAATCCAAGAAGAGTTAGAGGCTAGTAAAACTTTAGAATTGATAGACATCTCTGGTAAGAATGttatggaagaaaaaagaaggaatggTATAATTTATGAAATAATCAGTAAAAGGCTGGCAACACCACCATCTTTAGTTTTTTGCTATGATTCTAAGCAAAATAGTGAAAAGGAGACTAATGAAGGAGAAACTAAGATGGTAAAAATGATGGTGAAAAGTATGGAAGCTGGAAGTTATTCAGAGTCCtctcctgatttaaaaaaatgcatcagAAGTCCAGTGACTTCTGATTGGTCAGACTATCGACCAGACAGTGACAGTGAGCAGCCATATAAAACATCCAGTGATGATCCCAATGACAGTGGCGAACTTGCCCAAGAGAAAGAATACAACATAGGATTTGTTAAAAGGGCAATAGAAAAACTTTACGGTAAAGCAGATATTATCAAGCCATCTTTTTTTCCTGGGTCTACCCGCAAATCTCAGGTTTGCCCTTATAATTCTGTGGAATTTCAGTGTTCCAGGAAAGCAAGTCTTTATGATTCTGAAGGGCAGTCATTTGGCTTTTCTGAACAGGTATTTACTAGTTCACCTATGTTGCAGGAATTCCAGGAGGAAAGACAAGATAAGTGTGATGTTAATGGTGTGAGGAACGATTATTATGGGGGTGACATTGTAGAACCTGGTACAAAACAAAATGATCATAGCAGAATCCTCACAGACATAGAGGAAGGAGTACTGATTGACAAAGGCAAATGGCTTCTGAAAGAAAATCATTTGCTAAGGATGTCATCTGAAAATCCTGGCATGTGTGGCAATGCAGACACCACATCAGTGGACACCCTACTTGATAATAACAGCAGTGAGGTACCAtattcacattttggtaatttggCTCCAGGCCCAGTCATGGATGAACTCTCCTCTTCAGAACTTGAGGAACTAACTCAACCCCTTGAACTAAAATGCAATTACTTTAACATGCCTCATGGTAGTGACTCAGAACCTTTTCATGAGGATGTTCACAATGAAACCTGTGCCAAGGAAAGAATAGCAAATCACCATACAGAGGAGAAGGGTAATAATCATCAGTCAGAAAGAGTATGCACATCTGTCACTCATTCTTTTACGTCTGCTAGTAACAAAGTCTACCCTGTCTCTGACGATGCTATTAAAAACCAACCATTGCCTGGCAGTAATATGATTCATGGTACACTTCAGGAAGCTGACTCTTTGGATAAACTGTATGCTCTTTGTGGTCAACATTGCCCAATACTAACTGTTATTATCCAACCCGTGAATGAGGAAGACCGAGGATTTGCATATCGCAAAGAATCTGATATTGAAAATTTCTTGGGTTTTTATTTATGGATGAAAATACACCCATATTTACTTCAGACAGACAAAAAAGTGTTCAGGGAAGAGAACAATAAAGCAAGTATGAGACAAAATCATATTGATAATGCCATTGGTGATATATTTGATCAGTTTTATTTCAATAACACATTCGACTTGAtgggtaaaagaagaaaacaaaaaagaattaaccTTTTGGAGTTAGAGGAAGAAGGTAAtttaaagaaattccaaccaGATTTGAAGGAAAGGCTTTGTATGAATTTCTTGCACACATCATTGTTAGTTGTGAGTAATATGAATTCTGATACACAAGACCTCAGCAGTCAGacaaatgaaatgtttaaagCAGTCGATGAGAATAACAACTTATTAAATAACGGATTCCAGGGCTCAAGAACAAATCTCAACCAAATAGTAAGAGAAAATACCAACTGTCATTACTTCTTTGAAATGCTTGGTCAAGCTTGCCTCTTAGATATTTGCCAAGTTGAGACCTCCTTAAATATTAGCAACAGAAATACTTTAGAAGAACTTTGTATGTTTGAgggtgaaaatattttcatttgggaAGAGGAAGACATATTAAATTTAACTGATTTTGAAAGCAGTAGAGAACAAGAAGATTTATAA